The segment TAGGCCGCTACAGCCACTCCAATTACACTCAGAATTGTCATTGCTCGGCTCATCGTTGACCTCCAGTTTTAAGTAAAAACAGGCTACAGCCTTTTATCGGCTAGGACAAGTAGCTATCAAAAAAGAAGTATCAAAGCGTTTGGCGCATGGTGATATGGGGAATGCCCGCCTCTTCGTAAGGCTCACCCACCGGCGTAAAGCCTGCGCGTAAATAAAACATCTCTGCATGGCGCTGAGCATGCAAAACCACCTCTTTGTCACCCCGGTCACGCGCAGCGGCGACCAGGCTATCGAGCACCATGCGACCCCAGCGCCCGCCGCGCACGCTGCGCTCCACCGCCATGCGGCCAATGCGAGCCACGCCCGGTGCATCGCTTACCAAACGGCCGGTAGCCACGGGCTGATTCAGACCATTGAGCAACACCACATGGCGGGCAATGGGATCAAACTCATCAATCTCAATTTCACGGGGCACGCCCTGCTCGCGCACAAACACCGCCATGCGCAGGCGCTCTGCCTCACGGCCCAAATCATTCCAGCTGCCGGAATGCAGCGTCACCACATCTTGCCCCGCTTCATAAGCGGTCAGCACATCACGCAACTGCTGCGGTACAGACTTGGGGGTTTGCGTTGCGGGGTCGGCAAACACATAAACCAGCTCGACGCTATTGAGCAGCTCCATACCGCGAAAAATGCCAACATCAAACTGCAGCGAGGTATTGCCCTGCTTGACGCAGCGAATCCCTACCTCCAGCACATCCCCCAAGGTGGCCGAGCCGTGATAAACGGTGCCTGCCTTCTTCACAAACATCTCGCCGCCCAAAGCCGCGAAACCGGCATCGTAAGGAATCGCTAACTGGCGCCAGTAGTTGCTCATGGCCACATCGGCGTACATGAGGTAATGGGCGTTGAAGACGATTTTCTGTGCGTCCACCTCGGCCCAGCGCACCTCAATGCGGCTAAACCTGCGAAAGTCTTGTCGGTTCATGGTTCTTGCTTTCAGTTCAATTCAAATGCGCGGCGCAAGGCCTGCGCCATATCTTGATGGGCCTGCCGTGCCTCGGCAATCACGCGCCCCATTTTGATAAATTCATGCGTCACGCCCTTGTAAATTTCAAGCTCTACTGGCACGCCTGCCATGCGCAGCTTGTCAGCGTAGTCAACCC is part of the Comamonas sp. Y33R10-2 genome and harbors:
- a CDS encoding GNAT family N-acetyltransferase produces the protein MNRQDFRRFSRIEVRWAEVDAQKIVFNAHYLMYADVAMSNYWRQLAIPYDAGFAALGGEMFVKKAGTVYHGSATLGDVLEVGIRCVKQGNTSLQFDVGIFRGMELLNSVELVYVFADPATQTPKSVPQQLRDVLTAYEAGQDVVTLHSGSWNDLGREAERLRMAVFVREQGVPREIEIDEFDPIARHVVLLNGLNQPVATGRLVSDAPGVARIGRMAVERSVRGGRWGRMVLDSLVAAARDRGDKEVVLHAQRHAEMFYLRAGFTPVGEPYEEAGIPHITMRQTL